The following are encoded in a window of Primulina eburnea isolate SZY01 chromosome 4, ASM2296580v1, whole genome shotgun sequence genomic DNA:
- the LOC140829360 gene encoding protein MICRORCHIDIA 6-like isoform X2 yields MTSTGVNLSSIHGLGEVDEKAVKLEQNLVKIYLQSQEDSKLGALNTEHGGSHIWDKGQSSIDDSTLCSTSSITPAPISRQFWNAGYYDETHNSKPTCGAGTGYLRIHPKFLHSNATSHKWVFGAIAELVDNAVDETCNGATFVVIDKTSNPRDGTPALLIQDDGGGMGPEAIRRCMSFGFSDKKSKSTIGQYGNGFKTSSMRLGADVVVFSRHKDRNSTQSVGLLSYTFLMQTRHDRIVVPMVDYQFDTQNRTWNSLHNEQRHENNLSILLQWSPFSTEAELLKQCDDVGPHGTRIIIYNLWRDNQGKMELNFESDPEDICISVKETDTTRVNSRMALSEQHLANRLRCSLRGQVVTTVGFLKEAPNVNIHGFNVYHKNRLILPFWHVVSYACSRGRGVVGVLEANFIEPTHNKQEFERTPVFQKLESRLKDMTQEYWDYHCGLVGYQPKKQPRPAIAQFSSDSAQVRGTYQPILLGKDSVVAAGEVNASSLNRMAPNRGVALKRKDNDHVVESAREKKMAVKGPRTASVVHGQGVQEAVSIIQENQKRHAQCEEYKKTEEELNFTITRLREEIQEAKREYARLLLESKFLDRVIRGNSRE; encoded by the exons ATGACCTCTACCGGTGTCAATTTAAGTAGCATCCACGGTCTTGGAGAGGTAGATGAGAAAGCTGTGAAGTTGGAGCAAAATTTGGTCAAAATATATTTGCAATCACAAGAGGATAGTAAGTTGGGTGCTTTAAATACTGAACATGGTGGCTCACATATCTGGGATAAAGGGCAGTCTTCAATTGATGATTCGACGCTTTGCTCCACATCATCAATAACTCCAGCACCCATTAGTAGGCAGTTTTGGAATGCTGGATACTATGACGAGACGCATAATTCCAAGCCCACCTGTGGAG CTGGAACAGGTTATCTTCGTATTCACCCCAAGTTTCTTCACTCAAATGCCACTTCACATAAATGGGTGTTTGGTG CTATAGCAGAACTGGTCGATAATGCTGTTGATGAG ACATGCAATGGGGCCACCTTTGTCGTCATAGATAAAACTTCAAACCCAAGGGATGGGACACCAGCATTGCTCATTCAAG ATGATGGTGGTGGAATGGGCCCAGAAGCAATACGCCGTTGCATGAGTTTCGGTTTTTCAGATAAGAAGTCAAAAAGCACTATTGGACAGT ATGGAAATGGATTTAAGACCAGTTCAATGAGACTTGGCGCTGATGTTGTTGTCTTCAGTCGCCACAAGGACAG GAATTCGACACAAAGTGTTGGTCTTCTATCATATACATTTTTAATGCAAACACGGCATGACAGAATAGTGGTTCCCATG GTTGATTATCAATTTGACACCCAAAATCGCACGTGGAATTCATTACACAATGAACAACGTCATGAGAATAATCTTTCCATTTTGTTGCAGTGGTCTCCATTTTCCACGGAAGCTGAACTTCTGAAGCAA TGTGATGATGTTGGTCCTCATGGCACCAGGATAATAATCTACAATCTATGGCGTGACAATCAAGGAAAAATGGAGCTCAATTTTGAGTCTGATCCGGAG GACATTTGCATATCTGTGAAGGAAACCGATACCACAAGAGTGAATTCTCGGATGGCATTAAGTGAACAGCATCTTGCTAATCGTCTTCGCTGTTCACTCCGG GGTCAGGTTGTTACGACAGTTGGGTTTCTGAAAGAAGCTCCGAATGTGAATATCCATGGCTTCAATGTTTACCACAAGAATAGATTGATACTG CCATTTTGGCATGTTGTAAGCTATGCTTGTAGCAGAGGCAGAGGTGTTGTGG GTGTTTTGGAAGCGAATTTTATCGAGCCAACTCACAATAAACAAGAATTTGAGCGAACTCCAGTTTTCCAAAAGCTCGAATCCCGCTTGAAAGATATGACTCAGGAGTATTG GGATTATCATTGTGGACTTGTTGGTTACCAACCTAAGAAACAACCCCGTCCAGCGATTGCACAGTTTTCTTCTGATTCGGCACAAGTTCGTGGCACATATCAACCTATTTTGTTGGGTAAAGATTCCGTGGTGGCTGCGGGTGAAGTAAATGCCTCCTCTTTGAATCGAATGGCACCAAATCGTG GAGTAGCTCTAAAAAGGAAAGACAATGATCACGTGGTTGAATCTGCAAGGGAAAAAAAGATGGCTGTGAAAGGGCCCCGAACAGCTTCTGTTGTGCATGGTCAAGGTGTACAG GAAGCCGTAAGCATAATTCAAGAAAATCAAAAGCGCCATGCTCA ATGTGAAGAATATAAGAAGACCGAGGAAGAACTCAATTTCACG ATAACACGTCTTAGGGAAGAGATACAAGAAGCAAAAAGGGAGTATGCACGGCTGCTGCTTGAATCAAAATTTTTGGACAGGGTTATAAGGGGAAATAGTCGCGAGTAA
- the LOC140829360 gene encoding protein MICRORCHIDIA 6-like isoform X1 yields MTSTGVNLSSIHGLGEVDEKAVKLEQNLVKIYLQSQEDSKLGALNTEHGGSHIWDKGQSSIDDSTLCSTSSITPAPISRQFWNAGYYDETHNSKPTCGAGTGYLRIHPKFLHSNATSHKWVFGAIAELVDNAVDETCNGATFVVIDKTSNPRDGTPALLIQDDGGGMGPEAIRRCMSFGFSDKKSKSTIGQYGNGFKTSSMRLGADVVVFSRHKDRNSTQSVGLLSYTFLMQTRHDRIVVPMVDYQFDTQNRTWNSLHNEQRHENNLSILLQWSPFSTEAELLKQCDDVGPHGTRIIIYNLWRDNQGKMELNFESDPEDICISVKETDTTRVNSRMALSEQHLANRLRCSLRAYLSILYLRIPQNFFILLRRRVVIYHSIANDLKFPEFILYKPQNVEGQVVTTVGFLKEAPNVNIHGFNVYHKNRLILPFWHVVSYACSRGRGVVGVLEANFIEPTHNKQEFERTPVFQKLESRLKDMTQEYWDYHCGLVGYQPKKQPRPAIAQFSSDSAQVRGTYQPILLGKDSVVAAGEVNASSLNRMAPNRGVALKRKDNDHVVESAREKKMAVKGPRTASVVHGQGVQEAVSIIQENQKRHAQCEEYKKTEEELNFTITRLREEIQEAKREYARLLLESKFLDRVIRGNSRE; encoded by the exons ATGACCTCTACCGGTGTCAATTTAAGTAGCATCCACGGTCTTGGAGAGGTAGATGAGAAAGCTGTGAAGTTGGAGCAAAATTTGGTCAAAATATATTTGCAATCACAAGAGGATAGTAAGTTGGGTGCTTTAAATACTGAACATGGTGGCTCACATATCTGGGATAAAGGGCAGTCTTCAATTGATGATTCGACGCTTTGCTCCACATCATCAATAACTCCAGCACCCATTAGTAGGCAGTTTTGGAATGCTGGATACTATGACGAGACGCATAATTCCAAGCCCACCTGTGGAG CTGGAACAGGTTATCTTCGTATTCACCCCAAGTTTCTTCACTCAAATGCCACTTCACATAAATGGGTGTTTGGTG CTATAGCAGAACTGGTCGATAATGCTGTTGATGAG ACATGCAATGGGGCCACCTTTGTCGTCATAGATAAAACTTCAAACCCAAGGGATGGGACACCAGCATTGCTCATTCAAG ATGATGGTGGTGGAATGGGCCCAGAAGCAATACGCCGTTGCATGAGTTTCGGTTTTTCAGATAAGAAGTCAAAAAGCACTATTGGACAGT ATGGAAATGGATTTAAGACCAGTTCAATGAGACTTGGCGCTGATGTTGTTGTCTTCAGTCGCCACAAGGACAG GAATTCGACACAAAGTGTTGGTCTTCTATCATATACATTTTTAATGCAAACACGGCATGACAGAATAGTGGTTCCCATG GTTGATTATCAATTTGACACCCAAAATCGCACGTGGAATTCATTACACAATGAACAACGTCATGAGAATAATCTTTCCATTTTGTTGCAGTGGTCTCCATTTTCCACGGAAGCTGAACTTCTGAAGCAA TGTGATGATGTTGGTCCTCATGGCACCAGGATAATAATCTACAATCTATGGCGTGACAATCAAGGAAAAATGGAGCTCAATTTTGAGTCTGATCCGGAG GACATTTGCATATCTGTGAAGGAAACCGATACCACAAGAGTGAATTCTCGGATGGCATTAAGTGAACAGCATCTTGCTAATCGTCTTCGCTGTTCACTCCGG GCATATTTATCAATCTTATACTTGAGAATTCCACAGAACTTCTTCATATTATTGCGTCGGCGGGTTGTTATTTATCACAGCATTGCTAATGATCTCAAATTTCCTGAGTTCATATTGTATAAGCCACAGAATGTGGAG GGTCAGGTTGTTACGACAGTTGGGTTTCTGAAAGAAGCTCCGAATGTGAATATCCATGGCTTCAATGTTTACCACAAGAATAGATTGATACTG CCATTTTGGCATGTTGTAAGCTATGCTTGTAGCAGAGGCAGAGGTGTTGTGG GTGTTTTGGAAGCGAATTTTATCGAGCCAACTCACAATAAACAAGAATTTGAGCGAACTCCAGTTTTCCAAAAGCTCGAATCCCGCTTGAAAGATATGACTCAGGAGTATTG GGATTATCATTGTGGACTTGTTGGTTACCAACCTAAGAAACAACCCCGTCCAGCGATTGCACAGTTTTCTTCTGATTCGGCACAAGTTCGTGGCACATATCAACCTATTTTGTTGGGTAAAGATTCCGTGGTGGCTGCGGGTGAAGTAAATGCCTCCTCTTTGAATCGAATGGCACCAAATCGTG GAGTAGCTCTAAAAAGGAAAGACAATGATCACGTGGTTGAATCTGCAAGGGAAAAAAAGATGGCTGTGAAAGGGCCCCGAACAGCTTCTGTTGTGCATGGTCAAGGTGTACAG GAAGCCGTAAGCATAATTCAAGAAAATCAAAAGCGCCATGCTCA ATGTGAAGAATATAAGAAGACCGAGGAAGAACTCAATTTCACG ATAACACGTCTTAGGGAAGAGATACAAGAAGCAAAAAGGGAGTATGCACGGCTGCTGCTTGAATCAAAATTTTTGGACAGGGTTATAAGGGGAAATAGTCGCGAGTAA
- the LOC140830337 gene encoding uncharacterized protein: MAHTRKTNQNTSRVQGVDANHSRQEDAPPDLITMTPAEFDKRINEAVERAMARREASHHDIPLEKEPEKEQEQQQELREEEKRGEVEESSAGFKSPTIAEEMLELKQKMKVLEGQLENRGTSRASVKGRPFAEAIIREPLPGNFKSAKVRAYDGNEDPEELLARFENMAMLHCYTDRIKCKVFLTTLVDSAQRWFDGLAPLSIKSFEDFRKAFLHHFSSSKKYKKTAFSLFEVRQGPEESLRMYIKRFNKVALDVPTCAAETKTTAFTQGLKESEFFKSLTKKVPEDFEDLLSRAEKYINMEEAQKQKREAIRKERGDRAPKPEERGPRRGNPGHFSPHVPLKIIREREVQECSRDPVPSHQLSQPGKSGFCTRHGVCQHSTENCKALKRSYVSLTNQGHDQYIERSRGPLWTPRPPVSHARVDSRNNPGNHIGRRREPEPEKRSPSSPVAGVIKMISGGSTDGDSNRARKSRSRRECLEVEGSRRNEAVISFGPEDLKGINMPHNDALVIQARVANYDILRVFVVSGSSVNVIFKDALVQMDLQGFKLEAVETALFGFAGHAVYPEGEIVRPLTLGSRDIKKTVMTTFTVVDSPSSYNIILRRPAMNELRAVASTYHQKIKFPVGSQVGEVRGDQPSSRKCYVEGIRADQGKSKKEGKKPRVDEVWKGGVEKGEVHFVAEEEQEAVEIGPGRQIRVARDLDISTRVSLLNCLKTNIHVFAWSQQELTGISPLISEHQLNILPGAHPIKQKKRHFGPEKDKVIDEQVKELLQAGHIREVQFPTWLSNVVLVPKAAGKWRMCVDFRDLNKACPKDHYPLPRIDQLVDSTSGFELLSFMDAYQGYHQIPLAKNDQDKASFITSGGTFCYVVMPFGLKNAGATYQRLMDKVFEKQLGRNLEVYVDDILGKSKEVMDFIADLEETFTTLTSYGIKLNPAKCIFGVKSGKFLGFIVTERGIEVNQEKVKSVLCMPSPRSVKEVQKLTGRIASLSRFISRSAHRSYPFFQVLRKAQRFGWDDKCEQAFQDLKKHLAELPVLVKPEPGDKLFVYLSTTEYAVSSVLIKEEGSDQKPVYYVSHALRGPELRYSEVEKMALALVVTARKLRPYFLSHPIIVLTNSPLGRIMTHSEVSGRMIKWNVELGEYDIEYKPRLAIKAQALSDFLSEMIQPAEEERWRVFVDGASCLVGCGVGVVIISPSGEKIKLAVKIGSRVTNNEAEYEAVLAGIRAAREIGAARIILYSDSQLITQQIKGAYEVKDDKMLKYLHLIKAQAVVFVDWSIEQIPREENGEADALAKMAASLSEDSTREVLFVSRAVLTIEEEEMLTIPEKCGARAPFLF; this comes from the coding sequence atggctcaCACGAGGAAAACTAACCAGAACACTTCCCGGGTCCAGGGAGTTGACGCGAATCATTCCAGACAAGAGGACGCTCCTCCCGATCTTATCACTATGACTCCAGCGGAGTTTGATAAACGCATTAATGAAGCCGTAGAAAGAGCTATGGCCAGGCGGGAAGCTTCCCACCATGATATACCACTCGAGAAGGAACCAGAAAAAGAGCAGGAGCAGCAACAGGAATTGAGGGAGGAGGAGAAGAGGGGAGAAGTGGAGGAATCCTCTGCTGGTTTTAAGTCACCAACGATAGCCGAGGAGATGCTGGAGTTaaaacagaaaatgaaagtCTTGGAAGGACAGTTGGAGAATCGTGGAACTTCTCGAGCGTCTGTCAAAGGACGCCCGTTTGCTGAGGCTATCATCCGGGAACCTCTTCCTGGAAACTTTAAATCTGCTAAAGTAAGGGCGTATGATGGAAACGAGGACCCGGAAGAACTCCTGGCCAGGTTCGAGAATATGGCTATGCTGCACTGTTACACTGATAGGATCAAGTGTAAAGTGTTTTTAACCACGCTGGTGGACTCAGCTCAGAGATGGTTTGATGGATTGGCTCCATTGAGTATCAAATCATTTGAGGATTTTCGGAAAGCCTTCTTACACCATTTCAGCAGCAGTAAGAAGTATAAGAAAACTGCTTTCAGTTTGTTCGAAGTGAGACAGGGACCGGAGGAAAGTTTGAGGATGTATATCAAGAGGTTTAACAAAGTGGCCTTGGATGTGCCAACTTGTGCTGCAGAGACAAAAACTACTGCCTTCACTCAAGGCCTAAAAGAGAGTGAGTTCTTCAAGTCATTAACGAAAAAAGTGCCTGAAGATTTTGAGGATTTGCTGTCTCGGGCAGAGAAGTATATCAATATGGAAGAAGCCCAGAAACAAAAGAGGGAAGCCATCAGGAAGGAAAGAGGGGACCGGGCACCTAAGCCCGAGGAGAGGGGACCACGGCGGGGTAATCCAGGGCACTTTTCCCCGCATGTGCCTTTGAAAATTATCCGTGAAAGAGAAGTGCAGGAATGCAGTAGGGATCCGGTTCCCAGTCATCAGCTGTCCCAACCCGGGAAAAGTGGATTTTGCACCAGGCATGGTGTGTGCCAGCATAGCACCGAGAATTGTAAGGCTTTGAAAAGAAGTTATGTCTCACTCACCAATCAGGGGCATGACCAGTACATCGAAAGGTCGAGAGGTCCACTTTGGACCCCCCGGCCGCCAGTATCTCATGCTCGAGTAGACTCAAGAAACAACCCGGGAAACCATATAGGTAGGAGGAGGGAGCCGGAACCTGAGAAGAGGAGCCCTTCGTCCCCTGTTGCCGGAGTGATTAAGATGATATCGGGAGGATCTACCGATGGAGATTCAAATCGGGCCAGGAAATCAAGAAGTAGGCGGGAGTGTCTGGAGGTGGAGGGATCTAGGAGGAACGAGGCCGTGATCAGCTTTGGCCCGGAGGACCTGAAGGGAATAAACATGCCCCACAATGACGCTTTGGTTATCCAAGCCCGGGTGGCCAATTACGACATTCTGAGAGTCTTCGTGGTTTCCGGCAGTTCAGTCAATGTGATTTTCAAAGATGCCTTAGTGCAGATGGATTTGCAAGGGTTTAAGTTGGAAGCTGTGGAGACTGCCCTTTTTGGTTTTGCGGGGCATGCAGTCTATCCGGAGGGAGAAATTGTTCGGCCACTCACTCTAGGCTCCCGGGACATCAAGAAAACGGTCATGACCACCTTCACAGTGGTGGACTCCCCATCATCTTACAATATCATTCTGAGGAGGCCGGCCATGAATGAGTTGAGGGCAGTAGCATCTACTTATcatcaaaagatcaaatttccAGTGGGAAGCCAGGTGGGAGAAGTTCGTGGGGATCAACCCTCTTCCCGAAAATGTTATGTGGAAGGTATCCGGGCAGATCAGGGCAAATCGAAAAAGGAGGGGAAGAAACCCAGGGTGGATGAAGTTTGGAAGGGTGGAGTGGAGAAAGGAGAAGTCCACTTTGTGGCAGAGGAAGAGCAGGAAGCTGTGGAGATAGGACCAGGCCGACAGATCCGGGTGGCCCGAGACCTCGATATATCCACCCGGGTCAGTTTACTTAACTGTTTAAAGACTAATATTCATGTGTTTGCCTGGTCCCAGCAGGAACTAACAGGGATTTCACCCCTGATATCTGAGCATCAATTAAACATTCTCCCGGGAGCTCACCCGATCAAACAGAAGAAGAGACACTTTGGTCCCGAGAAAGACAAAGTTATTGATGAACAGGTGAAAGAGTTGCTGCAAGCCGGCCACATCCGGGAGGTACAATTTCCTACATGGCTCTCGAATGTGGTGCTGGTACCCAAAGCTGCCGGGAAATGGAGGATGTGTGTTGATTTTCGGGACCTCAATAAGGCTTGTCCCAAGGATCATTACCCATTGCCCCGGATTGACCAGTTGGTGGATTCCACCTCAGGCTTCGAGCTGCTCAGTTTCATGGACGCCTATCAGGGATATCATCAAATTCCCTTAGCAAAAAATGATCAAGACAAGGCCAGTTTCATCACTtcgggaggtacattttgttatgtTGTGATGCCTTTCGGGTTGAAAAATGCAGGGGCCACATATCAGCGTTTAATGGATAAAGTCTTTGAGAAGCAGCTGGGAAGGAATCTGGAGgtttatgtggatgatattctgGGAAAGTCAAAAGAGGTGATGGATTTTATTGCTGATTTGGAAGAAACCTTTACCACTCTGACATCTTATGGAATCAAGCTCAATCCTGCTAAATGTATTTTTGGAGTCAAGAGTGGTAAGTTCTTGGGCTTTATAGTGACAGAGCGAGGGATCGAGGTCAACCAAGAAAAAGTGAAGTCCGTCTTATGTATGCCTTCTCCCCGATCTGTCAAAGAAGTGCAGAAGCTGACCGGGAGGATTGCCTCCCTATCTCGGTTTATATCTCGGTCAGCCCACAgaagttatcctttctttcaggTTCTCAGAAAAGCCCAAAGGTTCGGATGGGATGACAAGTGCGAGCAGGCTTTCCAAGATCTTAAAAAGCATCTAGCCGAGCTTCCAGTTCTGGTAAAGCCTGAGCCCGGGGATAAATTGTTTGTCTATTTATCCACTACTGAATATGCTGTCAGCTCTGTCCTAATAAAGGAAGAAGGCTCGGATCAAAAGCCTGTCTATTATGTCAGTCACGCCCTAAGAGGTCCCGAGCTGCGGTATAGTGAAGTGGAGAAGATGGCCTTGGCTTTAGTTGTGACTGCCCGGAAATTGCGGCCTTATTTTCTATCGCATCCTATTATCGTTCTTACTAACAGCCCGCTTGGAAGAATTATGACCCATTCTGAAGTATCCGGGCGGATGATCAAATGGAATGTGGAATTGGGGGAATACGATATTGAGTATAAGCCCCGGTTGGCCATAAAAGCGCAGGCTTTATCCGATTTCCTATCTGAGATGATTCAACCTGCTGAGGAAGAGAGATGGAGGGTGTTTGTAGATGGGGCTTCTTGCCTGGTTGGATGTGGGGTAGGAGTCGTGATAATCTCCCCATCGGGAGAGAAGATTAAATTGGCAGTCAAAATTGGTTCCAGGGTAACAAATAATGAAGCAGAATATGAGGCTGTTCTAGCCGGCATCCGGGCTGCCCGAGAAATTGGAGCGGCTAGGATTATATTGTATTCCGATTCACAGTTGATTACTCAGCAGATCAAAGGCGCGTATGAGGTCAAGGACGACAAAATGCTCAAGTATTTGCATCTCATCAAAGCCCAGGCAGTCGTGTTTGTGGATTGGAGCATCGAACAGATACCCCGAGAAGAAAATGGAGAGGCTGATGCCCTAGCAAAAATGGCTGCTTCTTTGTCGGAAGACAGCACCCGGGAGGTTTTATTTGTTTCCCGAGCAGTTTTAACtattgaagaagaagaaatgttGACAATACCCGAGAAATGCGGAGCTCGGGCGCCTTTTTTGTTTTAA